The Cohnella abietis genome has a segment encoding these proteins:
- a CDS encoding manganese efflux pump has translation MFKETLKGFEEETDTMHWITIIVIGIAANLDNLGISLAYGVKQTKIPISSNIIIALISAIVTYIAVIAGGTIIEYISPSTASLLGSLLLCAIGLWTLLSNLFSKQESLKNPDLIDKDKNHIISSREAITLGFILSANCLAGGIGIGANGISATWTVISIGLFSILTVGIGSHFGYMLTKTFIGKYSNYISGFMLILIGIYEIFA, from the coding sequence ATGTTTAAAGAAACATTGAAGGGCTTCGAGGAGGAAACTGATACTATGCATTGGATTACGATTATTGTTATAGGTATAGCTGCGAACTTGGATAATTTGGGGATTAGCCTAGCCTATGGGGTTAAGCAGACGAAGATTCCGATATCATCAAACATAATTATTGCTCTTATATCTGCGATTGTTACTTATATTGCCGTAATAGCTGGTGGTACGATTATTGAATATATATCACCATCTACTGCCAGTCTTTTGGGTAGTCTTTTGTTATGTGCTATTGGCTTATGGACTCTCTTGTCTAATCTATTTTCTAAACAGGAGTCATTAAAAAATCCCGACCTGATTGATAAGGACAAGAATCATATTATTTCTTCCAGAGAAGCGATAACTCTTGGTTTTATTTTATCTGCAAACTGCTTAGCAGGTGGAATAGGTATTGGCGCAAATGGCATTTCAGCTACGTGGACAGTTATTTCTATTGGATTGTTCTCGATATTAACCGTTGGAATCGGTAGCCACTTTGGATATATGCTTACTAAAACTTTTATTGGAAAATATTCAAACTACATTTCAGGGTTTATGCTAATTTTGATTGGTATATATGAGATTTTCGCGTAA
- a CDS encoding DUF3006 domain-containing protein: protein MEKGIIDRFEGNIAVIEINGITREFPKASLPKGSKAGDCVEIEAGEIRLDTEETTKRKKEIKDLMDELFE, encoded by the coding sequence ATGGAAAAGGGAATAATTGATCGGTTCGAGGGAAACATTGCTGTTATTGAAATTAACGGGATCACGAGAGAATTCCCTAAAGCTTCTTTACCAAAGGGAAGCAAGGCTGGAGATTGCGTAGAAATCGAAGCTGGAGAAATTCGTTTAGATACCGAGGAAACAACCAAGAGAAAGAAAGAAATAAAGGATTTAATGGATGAGCTATTCGAATAG
- a CDS encoding ABC transporter ATP-binding protein has translation MNAYLELQGIRKQFGNTSVLNNVDLKIREGELVTLLGPSGCGKSTLLRCIAGLTEIDGGRMLLEQKDIVNLPPRSREIGMVFQSYALFPNLTVSENIQYGMKMRGASKEARRNRSEELLVLIDLEDKRDAYPQHLSGGQQQRVALARSLAVQPKLLLLDEPLSALDAKIRKNLRTEIRDIQKKFNMTTIFVTHDQEEALTLSDRVCLMNKGSIVQEGTPEAVYTTPRTEFVARFMGSYNVLTRPEALRLFEQLDSASESFAIRPESVLLLSEETRSDAVHAGKRIVEGTVYSVTILGNIIRYSIDVAGVMLTIDTLNDGRSLRIKERSLVSLALDGSQLLHLDREGA, from the coding sequence ATGAACGCGTATTTGGAGCTGCAAGGCATTCGTAAGCAATTCGGGAATACGAGCGTGCTGAACAATGTGGATTTGAAAATCCGAGAAGGAGAGCTCGTGACGTTACTCGGACCTTCTGGCTGTGGAAAAAGCACGCTTCTTCGCTGTATAGCAGGTCTCACGGAAATAGATGGGGGACGGATGCTGCTAGAACAGAAGGATATCGTGAATCTTCCCCCACGAAGTCGAGAGATCGGGATGGTATTCCAATCCTATGCGTTGTTTCCCAACTTAACGGTCAGTGAGAATATTCAATATGGGATGAAAATGAGAGGTGCCTCCAAGGAAGCTAGACGCAATCGGTCCGAGGAATTGCTTGTACTTATTGACTTAGAGGACAAACGCGATGCATATCCCCAGCACCTATCCGGCGGACAGCAGCAGCGTGTAGCGCTTGCTCGTTCGCTTGCTGTTCAGCCCAAGCTTCTATTACTTGATGAACCGCTTAGTGCATTGGATGCTAAAATTCGTAAAAACCTGCGAACGGAAATTCGCGACATCCAGAAGAAATTCAATATGACGACAATATTCGTAACCCACGATCAGGAGGAGGCGTTAACCTTATCCGATCGGGTATGTCTTATGAATAAGGGAAGTATTGTTCAGGAGGGGACCCCGGAAGCGGTATATACGACTCCGAGAACGGAATTTGTTGCTCGTTTTATGGGAAGCTACAACGTGCTAACAAGGCCTGAAGCGCTCAGGCTGTTTGAACAGCTGGACAGTGCGTCGGAAAGCTTCGCTATTCGGCCCGAATCGGTCCTTCTCCTGAGTGAGGAAACCCGTTCCGATGCCGTACATGCAGGAAAACGAATCGTAGAAGGTACGGTTTATTCGGTCACAATTCTAGGCAATATCATTCGGTACTCAATTGATGTTGCAGGTGTGATGCTGACGATTGATACCCTTAATGATGGACGTTCGCTGCGAATTAAAGAGCGAAGCCTTGTTAGCTTAGCCTTAGATGGGTCACAGCTCTTGCACCTCGACAGGGAAGGGGCGTAA
- a CDS encoding MBL fold metallo-hydrolase, producing MRKLGLALLMLSIVFVNTSVSMAHPGRTDANGGHTCRTNCAKWGLKDGEYHYHNGGTTSTPAAPSSSPSSPSGSNDSKSTALKADKIKPPAKGKLSVYFLNVGQGDATYIKTAAGDDILIDAGKKEAGEIVVNYLKQLGVDDIEVMISTHPDADHVGGLDTVLKNFKVKAVYAPKVSHTTDTFKNFLVAVKKQGLTIKEAKAGVALPLKGVTAKFVGPVKTYGDDLNDWSAVLHLTHGSNTFLFTGDAEKKSEADMLADNQTLKADVLKVGHHGSVSSTNAAFLKAVAPKYAIISVGKNSYGHPAATILNRLETAKATIYRTDLNGTITAVSDSKKITFIKVK from the coding sequence TTGCGCAAATTAGGCCTCGCTCTACTTATGCTTTCAATTGTTTTTGTCAACACAAGCGTGTCAATGGCACACCCAGGAAGAACGGATGCTAATGGCGGTCATACGTGCCGCACAAATTGTGCGAAATGGGGTCTCAAGGATGGTGAATACCATTATCACAACGGTGGCACGACATCTACTCCAGCAGCCCCTTCAAGTAGCCCAAGCAGCCCAAGTGGCTCAAACGACTCAAAGAGCACAGCACTTAAGGCCGATAAAATTAAACCTCCAGCTAAGGGTAAGCTTTCCGTCTATTTCTTGAACGTCGGGCAAGGCGATGCTACCTATATTAAGACTGCTGCCGGAGATGATATTCTTATTGATGCCGGCAAGAAAGAAGCTGGAGAAATTGTCGTCAATTATCTTAAGCAGCTTGGTGTCGATGATATCGAGGTCATGATCTCCACTCATCCTGATGCGGATCATGTTGGCGGACTTGATACCGTTCTGAAAAACTTCAAGGTCAAGGCGGTATATGCACCTAAGGTTTCACACACGACTGATACTTTCAAAAATTTTCTGGTAGCTGTAAAAAAACAAGGTTTAACCATTAAAGAAGCTAAGGCTGGGGTAGCTTTACCCTTGAAAGGCGTAACAGCCAAATTTGTTGGACCCGTAAAGACTTATGGAGACGATCTGAACGATTGGAGCGCAGTCCTTCATCTGACTCATGGCAGCAATACGTTTCTCTTCACCGGCGATGCCGAGAAAAAATCAGAGGCAGATATGCTTGCAGATAACCAGACCCTTAAAGCAGATGTATTAAAAGTAGGACACCATGGCTCAGTTTCTTCTACGAACGCGGCTTTTCTGAAAGCTGTTGCTCCCAAATATGCGATCATTAGTGTAGGTAAGAACAGTTATGGGCACCCTGCTGCAACAATCTTAAATAGACTTGAAACAGCTAAAGCAACAATCTACAGAACAGATTTGAACGGAACAATTACTGCTGTAAGCGATAGTAAAAAAATTACTTTTATAAAGGTGAAATAA
- a CDS encoding ABC transporter substrate-binding protein yields MKHWLKKELAVGLVLSVLVLMLAACGSNNNKEVESSAGAEKISVADLEKKAKEEGTVVSVGMPDTWANWKDTWGDLQTKYSLAHTDTDMSSAEEIAKFEAEKAKPTADIGDVGIAFGSVAIDKGVTQPYKTSYWGEIPDWAKDKDGHWIVGYQGSISFLTNTKLVQTPPKSWEDLKNGDYKIIVGDVTKAAQAQMAVLAAAIAFGGDESNIEPGIAYFEDLAKKGRLSNAEASLANIEKGEVQVTLLWDFNALNYRDQLGKDQYNVAIPKEGSVVSGYATIINKYAPHPNAAKLAREYILSDAGQINLAKGYARPIRDSVKLPDDVAAKLLPTADYANVKPVGDFKVWEATAKTIPQLWQERVLVHMS; encoded by the coding sequence ATGAAACATTGGTTAAAGAAAGAATTAGCTGTCGGTCTTGTTCTATCTGTACTCGTTCTAATGCTTGCTGCTTGTGGGAGTAATAACAATAAGGAAGTGGAATCAAGTGCGGGGGCTGAAAAAATTTCAGTAGCTGATCTTGAGAAGAAAGCCAAGGAAGAAGGCACCGTCGTAAGCGTCGGTATGCCGGATACGTGGGCAAACTGGAAAGACACTTGGGGAGATTTGCAAACTAAATACTCACTCGCTCATACAGATACAGATATGTCGAGTGCCGAAGAAATCGCTAAGTTTGAAGCTGAGAAAGCTAAGCCAACTGCGGATATAGGTGATGTTGGTATTGCATTCGGATCGGTGGCCATTGATAAAGGAGTAACGCAACCTTATAAAACCTCGTACTGGGGTGAAATACCCGACTGGGCTAAAGATAAGGACGGACATTGGATAGTAGGTTATCAAGGATCGATCTCTTTCTTAACGAATACTAAGCTTGTCCAAACGCCACCTAAGAGCTGGGAAGATCTTAAAAATGGCGATTACAAAATTATTGTCGGTGACGTAACGAAAGCTGCGCAAGCTCAAATGGCTGTATTGGCCGCGGCGATTGCTTTTGGTGGAGACGAATCGAACATTGAACCGGGAATTGCCTATTTTGAGGATCTCGCGAAAAAAGGCCGTCTGTCCAATGCAGAGGCATCACTCGCGAATATCGAAAAGGGTGAAGTTCAAGTAACACTGTTGTGGGATTTTAACGCGCTTAACTACAGAGATCAGCTTGGCAAGGATCAATATAACGTAGCTATTCCGAAAGAAGGCAGCGTTGTGAGCGGGTATGCTACCATTATTAATAAATATGCCCCGCATCCGAATGCGGCAAAACTTGCTCGTGAATATATTTTGAGCGATGCAGGTCAGATTAATTTGGCAAAAGGTTATGCTAGACCTATTCGTGACAGTGTGAAGCTGCCTGATGACGTAGCAGCAAAGCTTCTACCTACTGCAGATTATGCTAACGTTAAACCGGTTGGCGATTTCAAGGTGTGGGAAGCTACAGCGAAGACGATTCCGCAGCTGTGGCAAGAACGTGTTCTTGTACACATGAGCTAA
- a CDS encoding aspartyl-phosphate phosphatase Spo0E family protein, translating into MTKNLEELLRQIEQMRHELHELINSKSFSDQEVVVASQMLDSILNEYQRLLSKKSKE; encoded by the coding sequence GTGACCAAAAACCTTGAGGAATTGCTCCGACAAATCGAGCAGATGAGACACGAGCTTCATGAATTGATTAACAGTAAAAGCTTTTCCGATCAGGAAGTCGTTGTGGCAAGCCAGATGCTTGATTCTATTTTAAATGAATACCAACGTTTGTTATCCAAAAAGTCTAAAGAATGA
- a CDS encoding ABC transporter permease, which yields MKRRNRWVFLGLVPFAIMVIAFQFAPILSMLTGSLKPEAGSGISFDFYTKIINSKYYLQAIKNSLLISIFSSVIGIIVGLICAYSITRFSPRVRDRLLMLSNMTSNFAGVPLAFAYIILLGSNGVFTLLFKQWGWSVFADFNLYSWSGLVLVYVYFQVPLALLLLYPSFYGIREQWMEAASLLGASKWRFWTTIGIPILTPAVFGTLGILFANAMGAYATAYALVGGNYNLLAVRIGSLVSGDVVNQPQLGNALAVILALSTLLAVYLNHKMTQRSQMFNSTHAFARKARSRRKLLRPWGASSVKEEL from the coding sequence ATGAAGCGTAGAAATCGATGGGTTTTTCTAGGGCTAGTCCCTTTTGCGATTATGGTGATCGCATTTCAATTTGCCCCAATCTTATCTATGCTCACCGGTAGCTTAAAGCCAGAAGCGGGCTCGGGTATTTCCTTTGATTTTTACACTAAAATTATTAATAGTAAGTATTATTTACAGGCCATTAAGAACAGTCTGCTCATCTCTATTTTTTCGAGTGTAATCGGTATTATCGTTGGACTTATTTGCGCATATTCGATTACACGCTTCTCGCCAAGGGTGCGGGATCGACTTCTAATGCTCTCCAACATGACTTCGAATTTTGCCGGTGTTCCGCTCGCATTCGCTTATATTATCTTACTTGGTAGCAATGGGGTATTTACGCTACTGTTTAAGCAATGGGGCTGGAGTGTGTTCGCCGATTTTAATTTGTATAGCTGGTCGGGGCTTGTTCTAGTCTATGTATACTTTCAGGTTCCCCTCGCGTTGCTACTATTATATCCTTCCTTCTATGGCATTCGGGAGCAGTGGATGGAAGCGGCGTCTCTACTAGGAGCTAGTAAGTGGCGATTCTGGACAACAATCGGTATTCCGATTCTGACGCCCGCCGTGTTCGGAACGTTGGGAATTCTTTTCGCGAACGCGATGGGTGCCTATGCAACGGCCTACGCTCTAGTAGGGGGGAATTACAATTTACTGGCTGTTCGGATTGGCTCGTTGGTGTCGGGTGACGTGGTAAATCAGCCTCAGCTTGGTAATGCGCTCGCTGTTATTCTTGCGTTATCTACCTTACTGGCGGTGTACCTCAATCATAAAATGACTCAGCGTTCTCAGATGTTTAATTCCACTCACGCATTTGCTAGAAAAGCTCGTTCTCGTCGTAAGCTATTGCGACCATGGGGTGCATCATCTGTGAAGGAGGAGCTGTAA
- a CDS encoding ABC transporter permease, whose amino-acid sequence MGTKKKTGWAHRSLMLVLMIYLLLPLLATTIYAFAKDWQATVLPERWTLEWFSGMFQDIRFLDALWTSLYLCGISVAFSLVIMLPAVFIITVYLPKWETFMKGLVVLPYAVPGVVAAVGLIRAYSSGPINITGTAYILIGAYFIVILPYMYQGIRNSLLTVSAVELLNSAEMLGATRIKAFRSVVLPNIWPGVIISTLLSFSVLFGEFVLTNLLVGGHIQTIQVYLYQRVGESGHLASAIAISYFVFILLLSMILMKLGQKMNKGVQG is encoded by the coding sequence ATGGGTACAAAGAAGAAGACAGGCTGGGCACACCGATCACTTATGCTCGTGCTCATGATCTATTTGCTGCTTCCTTTACTTGCGACTACCATCTATGCATTTGCTAAAGATTGGCAGGCAACCGTGCTTCCTGAGCGGTGGACGTTAGAATGGTTCAGTGGAATGTTTCAGGATATTCGTTTTCTGGATGCGCTATGGACTTCTCTGTATTTGTGCGGCATAAGTGTAGCGTTTAGTTTAGTTATTATGCTTCCTGCTGTATTTATCATTACGGTTTATTTACCTAAGTGGGAGACGTTCATGAAAGGTCTTGTTGTGCTTCCCTACGCTGTACCTGGGGTTGTAGCGGCGGTCGGACTCATTCGTGCCTATTCCTCTGGACCAATTAATATCACCGGAACGGCTTATATTCTAATCGGTGCCTATTTCATCGTTATTTTACCTTATATGTATCAGGGGATTCGCAATAGTCTATTAACAGTTTCGGCGGTAGAGCTTCTTAACTCGGCAGAGATGCTAGGTGCCACTAGAATTAAAGCCTTTAGGAGCGTCGTGCTACCAAATATATGGCCTGGGGTTATCATTTCAACGTTATTATCGTTCTCTGTGCTATTTGGGGAATTCGTGCTGACTAATCTGCTAGTTGGGGGGCATATCCAAACGATTCAGGTTTACCTCTATCAACGGGTCGGAGAAAGCGGACACTTGGCGAGCGCCATTGCGATTTCATATTTCGTATTTATTTTGTTGCTGTCCATGATTTTAATGAAGCTCGGCCAAAAAATGAACAAGGGGGTACAGGGATGA